A single Mustela lutreola isolate mMusLut2 chromosome X, mMusLut2.pri, whole genome shotgun sequence DNA region contains:
- the GJB1 gene encoding gap junction beta-1 protein, with protein sequence MNWTGLYTLLSGVNRHSTAIGRVWLSVIFIFRIMVLVVAAESVWGDEKSSFICNTLQPGCNSVCYDHFFPISHVRLWSLQLILVSTPALLVAMHVAHQQHIEKKMLRLEGHADPLHLEEVKRHKVHISGTLWWTYVISVVFRLLFEAAFMYVFYLLYPGYAMVRLVKCEAYPCPNTVDCFVSRPTEKTVFTVFMLAASGICIILNVAEVVYLIIRACARRAQRRSNPPSRKGSGFGHRLSPEYKQNEINKLLSEQDGSLKDILRRSPGSGAGLAEKSDRCSAC encoded by the coding sequence ATGAACTGGACCGGTTTGTACACATTGCTCAGTGGCGTGAACCGGCATTCTACTGCCATTGGTCGCGTATGGCTGTCGGTCATCTTCATCTTCAGGATCATGGTGCTGGTGGTGGCCGCCGAGAGCGTGTGGGGTGACGAGAAGTCCTCCTTCATCTGCAACACCCTGCAGCCCGGCTGCAACAGCGTCTGCTACGACCACTTCTTCCCCATTTCCCACGTGCGCCTGTGGTCCCTGCAGCTGATCTTGGTGTCCACCCCAGCTCTCCTCGTGGCGATGCACGTAGCTCACCAGCAGCACATAGAAAAGAAGATGCTGCGACTTGAGGGTCACGCGGACCCCCTGCACCTGGAGGAGGTCAAGAGGCACAAGGTCCACATCTCAGGGACGCTGTGGTGGACCTATGTCATCAGCGTGGTCTTCCGGCTGCTGTTTGAGGCCGCCTTCATGTATGTCTTCTACCTGCTCTACCCCGGCTATGCCATGGTGCGGCTGGTCAAGTGTGAGGCCTACCCCTGCCCCAACACGGTGGACTGCTTCGTGTCCCGGCCCACCGAGAAAACCGTCTTCACGGTCTTCATGCTGGCCGCCTCGGGCATCTGCATCATCCTCAACGTGGCCGAGGTGGTGTACCTCATCATCCGGGCCTGTGCCCGCCGAGCCCAGCGCCGCTCCAATCCGCCCTCTCGCAAGGGCTCGGGCTTCGGCCACCGCCTCTCACCTGAGTACAAGCAGAATGAGATCAACAAGCTGCTGAGCGAGCAGGATGGCTCCCTGAAAGACATACTGCGCCGCAGCCCGGGCAGTGGGGCTGGGCTGGCTGAGAAGAGCGACCGCTGCTCTGCCTGCTGA